TACACCAGAAGACTTAGATTTACACCAGAAGACTTAGATTTACACCAGAAGACTTAGATTTACACCAGAAGACTTAGATTTACACCAGAAGACTTAGATTTACACCAGAAGACTTAGATTTACACCAGAAGACTGAGATTTACACCAGAAGATTTAGATTTACACCAGAAGACTTAGATTTACACCAGAAGACTTAGATTTACACCAGAAGACTTAAATTTACACCAGAAGACTTAGATTTACACCAGAAGACTGAGATTTACACCAGAAGACTTAGATTTACACCAGAAGACTGAGATTTATACCAGAAGACTTAAATTTACACCAGAAGACTTAGATTTACACCAGAAGACTGAGATTTACACCAGAAGACTTAAATTTACACCAGAAGACTTAGATTTACACCAGAAGACTTAGATTTACACCATAAGACTTAGATTTACACCATAAGACTTAGATTTACACCAGAAGACTTTGATTTACACCAGAAGACTTAAATTTACACCAGAAGACTTAAATTTACACCAGAAAAAACAGGTTTGTTCAGCATCATCTGCCTTTTTTATGAGTATTGAATGATTTTGTGTTAGTTTTTGAATGACTTTCCGGTTTAATGAAGAACAAAACGTATTGTGTACCAAAACGTTTTGGTCAAGAGCTTCTTTAGTCAACGATTGTTTTtagtgtgttttgtttgtgtgtttgtttagtaTGCAGTACTAAACAAACACTAAGTactaagatgtacacgttcgtaagtgcttgcgtaactgcttcgttaatctggccccaggttcgtaaagtgcttgcgtaactgcttcgttaatctggccccaggttcgtaagtgcttgcgtaactgcttcgtgaatctggccccaggttcgtaaagtgcttgcgtaactgcttcgtgaatctagcctctGTTCCTCCGAGGGGTAATAACGTGTCCCAGTGATTGCACTTTAGGTCGCCCAGGGCTGCAAGGAGGAGTGATCTTGACCCCTAACCCCTTCTACAGTCGACGGAAACTCACACTCGCATCCAGCCTGAGGTTAAAGACATTCCAAGGAACACATCCTCTCTTATTTTCTGCTAGAGACGCCACAAATCTACATTTTTCTCTGCTTTTTTTCAAGGGCGAAGTTACTCTTGAACTTAACCTTTTCAAGACCCGTGGTACCCGgcctcggggcctcgtagcctggtggatagcgcgcaggactcgtaattctgtggcgcgggttcgattcccgcacgaggcagaaacaaatgggcaaagtttctttcaccctgaatgccccttttacctagcagtaaataggtacctgggagttagtcagctgtcacgggctgcttcctgggggtggaggcctggtcgaggaccgggccgcggggacactaaaagccccgaaatcatctcaagataacctcaagataacccgttcAAAAGACATTTCTGACACATCGTAAATGAGTAATAAGAACGTTCGTCGTGTTCACTCTTTTTCTAACATTTTATTGGTTCTTTAAGGCTGGTGAGTTGCATCTATTACCTCATTTCTCCTTGTTAGAATAGATCAACCTGTCtcgtaatagaacgtcgcattttgacgtacacttcACCTAAGGCCGAAAATCGTCGTGCTAGAAAACGTAGCGACTCGCAAAATTGATATAttgtccgttttctgttttgggtcctctggtatgtTAGGATAAGGGCATTTTAGTACGACGGTTTCTTGACATTTGGGAACCTTAGAAGGACGGGTTGGATAGAGACCCAAGACAGGGGTTAGAGATCTTAGACCTCAGTTAGAGATCTCAGACCTCAGTTAAAGATCTCAGACCTAAGTTAGAGATCTCAGACCTAAGTTAGAGATCTCAGACCTCAGTTAGAGATCTCAGACCTCAGTTTGAGATCTCAGACCTCAGTTAGAGATCTCAGACCTCAGTTAGAGATCTCAGACCTCAGTTAGAGATCTCAGACCTCAGTTAGAGATCTCAGACCTCAGTTAGAGATCTCAGACCTCAGTTAGACATCTCAGACCTCAGTTAGAGATCTCAGACCTCAGTTAGAGATCTCAGACCTCAGTTAGAGATCTCAGACCTCAGTTAGAGATCTCAGACCTCAGTTAGAGATCTCAGACCTCAGTTAGAGATCTCAGACCTCAGTTAGAGATCTCAGACCTCAGTTAGAGATCTCAGACCTCAGTTAGAGATCTCAGACCTCAGTTAGACATCTCAGACCTCAGTTAGAGATCTCAGACCTCAGTTAGAGATCTCAGACCTCAGTTAGAGATCTCAGACCTCAGTTAGAGATCTCAGACCTCAGTTAGAGATCTCAGACCTCAGTTAGAGATCTCAGACCTCAGTTAGAGATCTCAGACCTCAGTTAGAGATCTCAGACCTCAGTTAGAGATCTCAGACCTCAGTTAGAGATCTCAGACCTCAGTTAGAGATCTCAGACCTCAGAGATCTCAGACCTCAGTTAGAGATCTCAGACCTCAGTTAGAGATCTCAGACCTCAGTTAGAGATCTCAGACCTCAGTTAGAGATCTCAGACCTCAGTTAGAGATCTCAGACCTCAGTTAGAGATCTCAGACCTCAGTTAGAGATCTCAGACCTCAGAGATCTCAGACCTCAGTTAGAGATCTTAGACCTCAGTTAGAGATCTCAGACCTCAGTTAGAGATCTCAGACCTCAGTTAGAGATCTTAGACCTCGGTTAGAAAACTCAGACATCTTTTCCTCCTTCCAAGATGCCTCAAACCACTCTCACTTTTCCTAGAAATGCCAGACCTGATTGCTCCTTACACCTACGAGCCTCTtaaacgtaggttcgaacccttatcactgCTCTTGTGTATTTCTTCAGATGCTGATTACTCCTTGTTAACAAACCCTGTACCTCACCTCTCATTACAAATACACACgcatccaaccacttggggtggacggtaaagcgacggtctcgcttcatgcaggtcggtgttcaatccccgaccgtccacaagtggttgggcaccattcctttctacccgtcccatcccaaatccttatcctgacccctttaacATGCAATATAGGTGACTTGAACCTCCACCAAGgttccaccgtcaccacctccaTTTCCCGACCAaaaatcacattcactccaaaaaaaatcacttacgggttattcatgcccgtgccacctcttttgggtggcttaatcttcatcaatcaatcaacccagCTGCACAGGTTACCTCAGAGCATATCAGTGCGCATACAGGAGAAACATAAGACATATTACAAGCGCAGGTTCGTGCTACAAATATGTGTAATGTATCACACATTTTTAAAGACGCTAAACGcatcatataaataaatatgtagaTTTGGTAGCCCATAAAATATATATGTCAATATTGCATCACATGTTAGTTAACTGTTGATAGATACTCTTGCAGTGCCTATTGGGAGTTTGAATTGTTTGAAAGACACTACTTTTCCTATAAGTTACTCCTCAAATGTCTTACCATTTGTCTTAAACTCACTGAATGATGCAAAGGTACACTCTTTGTTTACCTTTGGTAGAGGTAAAGATTTTTTACATTTAaatttttacaatttaatttacaattttacAATTTAAATTTAGACATTTAAACAACAAAGACTCCAAACATCTGACTGACAATAACATCTTTAATAGTGATGCTTGTAATAGTGAATTTTTAGTTGTTAGCTAATAGTGAATTTTTAGTTGTTAGTTAATAGTGAATTTTTAGTTGTTAGCTAATAGTGAATTTTTAGTTGTTAGTTAATAGTGAATTTTTAGTTGTTAGCTAATAGTGAATTTTTAGTTGTTAGCTAATAGTGAATTTTTAGTTGTTAGTTAATAGTGAATTTTTAGTTGTTAGCTAATAGTGAATTTTTAGTTGTTAGTTAATAGTGAATTTTTAGTTGTTAGTTAATAGTGAATTTTTAGTTGTTAGCTAATAGTGGTTTTTGGTTTCCTCTTTTAAGTGGAGACTGGCTAAGTTGCTCTGAATATAAATGTGTTAATTGCAGAGCTGATGGCTGTGTAATTTAAATTATATGCAATTGAAAATGCAGCGGTCATAGGTCAGGTCAAGTAGGCCTACTCACAGCCCAGGGCATTGTAAGAACACAGTATTAAACTAACAAGGGAACTACTCACTTCCTTAATTACCACACAAGAGTTATAATCACTAATGGAGTAGTTACACAAATGTATCCGCTTAGCTAAGCTCTTTAACAGAAAGGAACATTTATACATAATGTTGTCTtccttatatacacacacacacacacacacacacacacacacacacacacacacacacacacacacacacacatgggtgtgtgtgtgtgtgtgttatggggaactgacggctgagtggacagctctcgGGCATCGTAATCCAaagggcccgggttcaattcccggccgaCGCAGGATCATTTAGGCAGAGTTTTttttaccctgatgcctctgttcacttagccgTAAATAGATATATGGGAGTTAGCTGTTAGAGAGTAATATGTGTAGCAGACATAATAAAGGAATAAAGTAGATTAGTTAGAAATGCATGATCCAAGAACCAATAGCTCGATTATGTAGTCACAAATAGcaaatacatatacatgcaaacacgcgcacatacacagacacatatacACACAATGCTGATTGGCTGTTTAATAAAGCAGATGAATACATCGAAAGGGCTGAAGTTACAAGCCCTCTTACATGAGTTGGTCTAAGGGAAGTTTAATATGTTAATGCTTCGCCAATGTATAATCTTCCATTATTCTCTTTGTCAATTATTGCTATGTTGCTGGTCAGGGTatctttggatatctatttgtgtCTAGAAATTACATGATTGATAGAAGCTTATTCTAGGTGCATTGTCAGACGCCTTACAAGAAacgttgtcttgccaatatattGAGAacattggggctgacagtccccaagtgagagGTGAAGACATAGACGACATTCATCCCTTTCAAGATGTTTTTCTTTGTGTCGGGAGAGTTGATCATGAGAGGTCTCCTTGCTCTTGTAGAGTTGATAATCTACTACAGGGGCAAGAacgaatagtatatatatatatatatatatatatatatatatatatatatatatatatatatatatatatatatatatatatatatatatatttgtagttgTGATCCCACTTTTTGTGTCCCATAGTTCAGGGCCCTTTTGTACCCTAGTTCAGGGCTTACTCCCCCTTTTGTACCCTATAGTTCAGGGTACGCCTCTTTTGTACCCAAGTTCACGGCCCACTCCTTTTGTACCCAATAGTTCAggttcctcccccttgtgtacaccAGTTCTCGTCCTACCAATATAaaaccccttgtgtgtgtgtgtgtgtgtgtgtgtgtgtgtgtgtgtgtctcagtacTCAGGAGTACCTTGCGTGTCAAAGAGTGTGTTAGGGCGTGTTCCCATCAATCATCTACACGTCAACCTTCGTCAGTAGCGTTCTTGGAATACATATTTTCTTGCTAGGTTCTGGGAAGGAACTATATACGACTCACTGCGGATATTTCCTACCCTTCCGGCAAAGCTCTCGTAAAATTATACGCAAATAGATGATGAGGAATTGTCTGATTGGCTTGTACGTTCGTTTATGTGTTATTGGGTTGTTAAATGAATGAGAACAATATGATAACTCACCGAAATTGATTCTGCTGACAGGGCCCGGGCCTTGACCGTCAGTTTTGAGCGCGTATTCCCATAGTCTGAGGAACGACGCGGCTTCTCCAGTAAATGCATTCGCCTTTACTTCGTCGGAAATGGTTGGAATTGTCGCAAATGGTAGCTGAGCTGTCACTACGGCAACCAGGAGCCCTAGAGCAGCAAGGAATCTTGAGGTACCCATGAGTCTTACAAGCATAGTCAAGCTTGATCGAAGGAGTGCCAAGAAAATCAGCCTTTTTCCACCAAATGTGAGTGAGAGCGTCGCACAACGTgcctctcccgtctccagtgtgtGACTGAGGACGTCTGGACTCGCCGTGGATGCCTCCACCCCCATTGTTGCTAGATTCTGTCGAGTCATTGTCTTAAGTTGTAAATCTCGAAGCTGTTGCGTCGGGAAGTTTTTTGTCGTGGCAATAACCTTGTTCGTCTTCTTTTACGAGGAGCTGTGGTTGTAAACAATCTTAGCTTGGGGTAGGGACCCGCCAAGTCCACTCACGATGGTGGTGGAGTTGtgtaaacagatgtttttttgttTACACGTGTTTGCTGAGAATGTTTTTAGGGGAATATAATTCAGTGTCACCCCCCCACAGTCACCATCGGAAGTGATTGGGTCACCATCAGCGCCACCACAGTCACCGTCCTCACCATCAGGTTGTTAAGGGTCACCATTAACGCCCCCTAACACTATCGTCATTATTAAAAAATGTCCACCATCACTTTCACTATTCGAGGTCTCCCTCCACCAGCCTGTCAATATCATCACTATCACCGTTGTCTACCCATCCGTCACTATTACCTCCAATATTTCCATCACTATAGCCAATATTTCCATCACTATAGCCAATATTCCCATCACTATAGCCAATATTCCCATCACTATAGCCAATATTCCCATCACTATAGCCAATATTCCCATCACTATAGCCAATATTCCCATCACTATAGCCAATATTCCCATCACTATAGCCAATATTCCCATCACTATAGCCAATATTCCCATCACTATAGCCAATATTTCCATCACTATAGCCAATATTCCCATCACTATAGTCAATATC
The sequence above is drawn from the Procambarus clarkii isolate CNS0578487 chromosome 49, FALCON_Pclarkii_2.0, whole genome shotgun sequence genome and encodes:
- the LOC138351404 gene encoding pro-resilin-like, whose protein sequence is MSRNGFGGDGDIGYSDGDIDYSDGNIGYSDGNIGYSDGNIGYSDGNIGYSDGNIGYSDGNIGYSDGNIGYSDGNIGYSDGNIGYSDGNIGYSDGNIGYSDGNIGGNSDGWVDNGDSDDIDRLVEGDLE